A region from the Rhodohalobacter sp. 614A genome encodes:
- a CDS encoding M20/M25/M40 family metallo-hydrolase gives MYRIFTLSIFFLVALSTSLFAQSQAVKVAQEYRDDNAHSILENYLEFLSIPNVASDIENIHKNAEWIMNAFEERGAEMELLTLPGQPDVPPVIYGELNTPGAERTLILYVHYDGQPADPNNWTHAPWKPTLYSASMEDKGEPIEFPEADESINPEWRIYGRSASDDKAPFAAMLSTLDAFQENDIELTSNLKFFFDGEEENGSPHVRQILERYKEKLDGDLWLFFDGPMHQSGRPQVVFGVRGVTGMEVTVYGPSRPLHSGHYGGWSPVPGQMLAELLASMKKETGEILIDGFNDSTAPITQADKEAFATLPDVDDEIMEDLGLTWTENEGRSLIESYMYPTLTIRGLSSGNTGELARNVIPTTATATLGIRLAKGNNPEDMKDKVEAHIRKQGYYIVRDDPDMETRLQHQKIAKVTRGGGYPAMRTSVENPMTQQVVDALKKATSDDLILYPTMGGTLPLYHFEQIMQKPIVIVPIANHDNNQHAPDENIRIGNIWYGIDIYFSIFTMD, from the coding sequence ATGTATAGAATTTTTACGCTTTCCATCTTTTTTCTGGTAGCCTTATCCACTTCACTTTTTGCCCAGTCACAGGCTGTGAAAGTTGCACAGGAATACAGGGACGATAACGCGCATTCGATTCTTGAGAATTATCTGGAATTTTTGAGCATTCCGAATGTGGCGTCTGATATTGAGAATATCCACAAAAATGCTGAGTGGATCATGAATGCGTTTGAAGAACGGGGTGCCGAAATGGAACTCTTAACACTGCCCGGGCAGCCGGATGTTCCTCCCGTTATCTATGGAGAACTGAATACACCCGGAGCCGAACGAACACTGATTTTATATGTTCATTATGACGGCCAGCCTGCTGATCCGAACAACTGGACGCATGCCCCGTGGAAACCGACTTTGTACTCTGCTTCCATGGAAGATAAGGGAGAACCGATTGAGTTTCCTGAAGCCGATGAATCCATCAACCCGGAATGGAGAATTTATGGGCGATCTGCATCCGATGATAAAGCGCCATTTGCAGCAATGTTGTCAACATTGGATGCATTCCAGGAAAATGATATTGAACTCACATCAAACCTGAAATTCTTCTTTGATGGGGAAGAGGAAAACGGCTCGCCCCACGTTCGACAAATTTTGGAGCGATATAAGGAAAAACTGGATGGCGATCTCTGGCTCTTTTTTGATGGGCCAATGCATCAGAGCGGAAGGCCTCAGGTTGTATTTGGTGTACGGGGTGTGACGGGAATGGAAGTAACTGTGTACGGGCCATCGCGTCCGTTGCATAGTGGCCATTATGGAGGTTGGTCGCCCGTTCCCGGACAGATGCTTGCCGAATTACTCGCCAGTATGAAAAAGGAGACCGGTGAAATTTTAATTGATGGATTTAACGACAGCACAGCACCTATCACACAGGCCGATAAAGAAGCGTTTGCCACACTGCCGGATGTGGATGATGAAATTATGGAAGACCTTGGATTAACATGGACAGAGAACGAAGGACGGTCGCTCATCGAAAGTTACATGTATCCCACATTGACAATTCGTGGACTTTCGAGTGGAAATACCGGCGAACTGGCGAGAAATGTAATCCCAACCACGGCTACAGCAACACTTGGAATTCGTCTGGCAAAAGGAAATAATCCCGAGGATATGAAAGACAAAGTGGAAGCTCATATCAGAAAGCAGGGATATTATATTGTTCGGGATGATCCGGATATGGAAACCCGTCTTCAGCATCAAAAAATAGCCAAGGTAACACGTGGCGGCGGATATCCGGCTATGCGAACGTCTGTTGAGAATCCCATGACACAGCAGGTTGTCGATGCCCTCAAAAAAGCCACTTCAGATGATTTGATTCTGTACCCAACGATGGGAGGAACGCTGCCGCTGTACCATTTTGAACAAATCATGCAAAAGCCGATTGTCATCGTTCCGATTGCCAATCATGACAACAATCAGCATGCTCCGGATGAGAATATTCGCATCGGAAATATCTGGTACGGAATCGATATCTATTTTTCTATTTTCACGATGGATTAA
- a CDS encoding ABC transporter ATP-binding protein, producing MIQLNNIYKYIDKRFQRTFILKDINLEIKEGEFITIMGPSGAGKSTLLNILGFLDDASEGEYLFLGDPVHNLNEKRKSDYHKSHIGFVFQAYHLIDELTVYENIEMPLLYRKVKSKQRKAMVAEMLDRFNIVAKKDLFPPQLSGGQQQVVGVARAIIGSPKLLLADEPTGNLHSEQSEQIMEMFTKLNEEGVTIVQVTHSEKMAAYSKRIIRLKDGALVEKDPYHAE from the coding sequence ATGATCCAACTAAATAACATCTACAAATACATCGACAAACGGTTCCAGCGAACCTTCATTTTGAAAGATATTAACCTGGAAATCAAGGAAGGCGAATTTATAACGATTATGGGACCCAGTGGTGCAGGGAAATCAACCCTGTTAAACATTCTTGGTTTTTTGGATGATGCTTCTGAAGGAGAATATCTTTTTCTGGGTGATCCGGTTCATAACCTCAACGAGAAACGAAAATCGGACTATCATAAATCGCATATCGGGTTTGTCTTTCAAGCCTATCATCTGATTGACGAATTGACCGTATACGAAAATATCGAGATGCCACTGCTCTATCGAAAAGTGAAATCCAAACAGCGGAAGGCAATGGTGGCCGAAATGCTGGACCGGTTTAACATTGTGGCGAAAAAAGATCTTTTTCCGCCACAGCTCTCAGGTGGACAACAACAAGTTGTGGGAGTGGCGAGAGCCATTATTGGCAGTCCAAAATTGTTGCTGGCTGATGAACCAACCGGAAACCTTCACTCTGAACAGAGCGAACAGATCATGGAAATGTTTACGAAACTAAACGAGGAAGGTGTAACCATTGTGCAGGTAACTCATTCGGAAAAAATGGCGGCTTACAGCAAACGCATCATAAGGCTTAAAGACGGAGCACTGGTCGAAAAAGATCCTTACCACGCAGAGTAG
- a CDS encoding ABC transporter permease, with product MLKNYFKIAFRNLFKHKVYSFINIFGLAVGIACCLLIGLYVQNEWSYDSFHSKSDRIYRAWSHEDYGNDEIYFNSTTPIILASTLENNIPEVEATSRFSNLTNLVKRPDQDESTSETISMVDPTFFKMFDFSLIQGNPDVVFQNPGSIILTQETADRYFGNQNPLQQVLSIQIGEGFEDFLVTGVVEDPPVNSSIQFNALIPYSNSPKIFSEGAHVSWFNVSPETYVLLEENSTAEQLESKLASMMVTVLGERYGDEFNPGDLVYTVGLQPITDIHLNTDIPVGIAPVSDPTYSYILGAIAILVLLIACVNFMTLSLSRSTSRAKEVGIRKTIGAERTHLMYQFWGEAFLMTTIALGIGIFIAELLLPSFNALSGTELKMVFSFNLFLVLLGTAFFISFISGSYPALILSGFKPVQIFKGQVKVAGDKNLFRQSMVVFQFTLSIALIAGTLIIGNQLDYMRSKDLGYQKDQVVVLNTDMNAGPGNPLSNVLGEAGQLKDRLESELSGSSEISQISMSSFTPVQAGGWIGADYKESNDRKREFHFNIVDHDFVEAYGIQIVNGRDFSEENPSDQRRAILVNQALVDDYGWENPIGMRLPGPNFEEHEIIGVVENFNYESLHTAVEPLVLTINPGLIFSGIDNVNFSASPTPRISVQFSSQDLPALMDKIEESWATVASGTPFNYTFVDQAVDNQYRQEQRLSQIVLFGSVLAIVIACLGLFGLASLMIVRRTKEIGVRKVLGASSSNIVLLVNKEFTNLVGIAFLIAVPIVWYVMSRWLQNFAYRIDIGIGIILLAGISALTIAWLTVSYQSIKATLVNPVESLRSE from the coding sequence ATGCTCAAAAACTACTTCAAAATTGCCTTCAGAAACCTGTTTAAACACAAGGTGTACTCTTTTATCAACATCTTTGGCCTGGCGGTTGGAATTGCTTGCTGTTTGTTGATTGGGTTGTATGTTCAAAATGAGTGGAGTTATGACAGTTTCCATTCAAAATCCGATCGTATTTATCGGGCTTGGTCTCACGAGGATTATGGAAATGATGAAATTTATTTTAATTCGACTACTCCTATCATTCTTGCCTCAACTCTTGAAAATAATATTCCCGAGGTAGAAGCCACCAGCCGATTCAGCAATCTTACAAACCTTGTAAAACGTCCCGATCAGGATGAATCAACATCAGAAACGATTTCTATGGTGGATCCTACGTTTTTTAAGATGTTTGATTTTTCTCTCATACAAGGAAATCCTGATGTCGTTTTTCAAAACCCTGGTTCTATTATTCTCACCCAAGAAACAGCAGATCGATATTTTGGGAATCAAAATCCGCTTCAACAAGTATTGAGCATACAGATTGGGGAAGGATTCGAGGATTTTCTTGTCACAGGAGTTGTTGAAGATCCTCCGGTTAATTCCAGTATCCAGTTTAATGCGCTGATTCCCTATTCAAACAGCCCTAAAATTTTTAGTGAAGGCGCACATGTAAGTTGGTTTAATGTCTCTCCGGAAACGTATGTTCTGTTGGAGGAAAATTCAACGGCCGAACAATTAGAGTCTAAGTTGGCCTCTATGATGGTCACTGTTTTGGGCGAGCGTTATGGCGACGAGTTTAATCCCGGAGATTTAGTCTACACCGTTGGACTTCAGCCAATTACTGATATTCATTTGAATACGGATATTCCCGTGGGCATTGCTCCTGTCAGCGATCCTACCTATTCCTATATTCTTGGAGCGATTGCCATTCTTGTACTCCTCATTGCTTGTGTGAATTTTATGACGTTGTCTTTGAGCCGTTCAACTTCACGAGCTAAGGAGGTTGGAATCCGAAAAACAATCGGAGCCGAGCGGACTCATCTGATGTACCAGTTTTGGGGTGAAGCTTTCCTGATGACGACCATTGCTCTCGGTATTGGAATATTTATTGCTGAATTACTTTTACCGAGTTTTAACGCATTGTCTGGCACCGAATTGAAAATGGTATTTAGTTTTAATCTTTTCCTTGTACTGCTGGGTACAGCATTTTTTATCAGCTTTATTTCGGGAAGTTATCCGGCCTTAATTTTATCCGGATTTAAACCTGTACAGATTTTTAAAGGACAAGTAAAAGTGGCCGGTGACAAAAACCTTTTTCGCCAGTCGATGGTGGTATTTCAATTTACTCTCTCCATCGCACTCATTGCCGGCACTTTGATTATCGGAAACCAGCTTGATTACATGAGATCAAAAGACTTGGGTTATCAAAAAGACCAAGTTGTTGTTTTAAATACCGATATGAATGCAGGGCCGGGAAATCCACTTTCAAATGTACTTGGGGAGGCAGGCCAATTGAAAGATCGCCTAGAATCTGAACTATCCGGTTCTTCAGAGATTTCGCAAATCAGCATGTCATCATTTACACCTGTTCAGGCGGGAGGATGGATCGGCGCGGATTACAAAGAATCCAATGATCGAAAACGTGAGTTCCATTTTAATATCGTGGACCACGATTTTGTTGAGGCGTACGGAATTCAAATTGTAAATGGGCGTGATTTTTCGGAAGAAAATCCATCCGATCAGCGCCGCGCTATTCTCGTCAACCAGGCATTGGTGGATGATTACGGCTGGGAAAATCCAATTGGAATGCGGTTGCCGGGCCCCAACTTTGAAGAACATGAAATTATAGGTGTCGTTGAAAATTTCAATTATGAATCGCTTCATACAGCGGTGGAGCCATTGGTTTTAACCATCAATCCAGGGTTAATATTCAGCGGAATTGATAATGTAAACTTCTCTGCATCTCCCACTCCGCGCATTTCTGTTCAGTTTTCTTCGCAGGATCTTCCAGCGCTTATGGACAAGATCGAGGAGAGCTGGGCAACCGTAGCTAGTGGAACTCCATTTAATTATACATTTGTAGATCAGGCGGTTGATAATCAATACCGACAGGAGCAGAGGCTTAGCCAAATTGTTTTGTTTGGTTCTGTACTTGCGATCGTTATTGCCTGTTTGGGATTATTCGGATTGGCTTCTCTGATGATTGTGCGGCGAACAAAAGAGATTGGCGTTCGTAAAGTGCTGGGAGCTTCATCCTCCAACATTGTATTACTGGTGAATAAAGAATTCACAAACCTCGTTGGAATTGCATTCCTGATTGCCGTACCTATCGTATGGTATGTCATGAGCAGATGGCTACAAAATTTTGCGTACAGAATTGATATTGGAATTGGTATAATACTATTAGCCGGTATTTCAGCGCTTACTATTGCGTGGCTGACGGTGAGTTATCAATCCATCAAAGCAACACTGGTAAATCCCGTGGAAAGTTTAAGGAGTGAATGA
- a CDS encoding ABC transporter permease has product MFKNYIKTAWRNLVKNKTHSFINITGLSVGIAVAILIGLWIWNKISYDKYNKNYGCIAQVLQNQTLNDNIATWGGVPYPLAEELRKEYGSNFKHVILSSGAYDQIIKTNEKAISKRGAYMEPGAPDMLDLQILEGANSGLTDPTSVLISKSAAEAIFGDANPLDKIIEIEGKVTASISGIYKDIPNNSAFAGIDFIGPWQLKLAIDKWIEEMDDPWGNNSFQVFVQLAENVDLANVSSQIADVKSNNIRREQLSSNPRLFLQPMSKWHLYSEFKGGINTGGRITFVWLFGMIGVFILLLACINFMNLSTAKSERRAREVGVRKAIGSLKTQLIHQFLIESFLVVFLALILSLLFAEISLPFFNSLADKQLSVPWSNIFFWLMMVGSALFLGLIAGSYPSFYLSELNTVKILKGSFRTGRFASIPRKLLVVVQFTVSVILIIATLIVFRQIQFAENRPLGYNHAGLISVTMHSADIHNHFDTVRNTLKNSGAITEMAESANPLTQVWRTNGGFYWEGKEANQTVMFPTCGVSYEYGKTIGWEIKEGRDFSKDFPSDSSAFILNETAVKYMGLEDPVGKTIRWSDGVAFKVIGVVKDMIMESPYASIRPTFYFLNRNVPPIVNLRLNPSVSAGTALDTIKKIFEEFSPGQPFEYQFVDTEYAQKFSDEKRLGNLATIFAVLAIFISCLGLFGLTTFVAEQRTKEIGVRKVLGASNLALWRLLSGEFIMLVIISLFIATPVAYYLMHQWLQNYQYSTNLSWQIFAATGIGLLLITFLTISFQLIKVALMNPVKSLRSE; this is encoded by the coding sequence ATGTTCAAAAACTACATCAAAACAGCGTGGCGTAATCTTGTAAAAAACAAGACGCACTCCTTTATTAATATTACGGGGCTTTCTGTAGGAATAGCTGTAGCCATTTTGATAGGTCTTTGGATTTGGAATAAAATCAGTTACGACAAGTACAATAAAAACTATGGCTGCATAGCCCAGGTTCTGCAAAATCAGACCCTTAATGATAATATTGCAACTTGGGGAGGCGTACCGTATCCATTGGCAGAAGAACTTCGCAAAGAGTACGGAAGCAATTTTAAACATGTGATATTGTCTTCCGGTGCGTACGATCAGATCATTAAGACCAATGAAAAAGCAATATCAAAAAGAGGAGCATATATGGAACCGGGTGCTCCGGATATGCTTGATCTTCAAATATTAGAAGGAGCAAATTCAGGATTAACAGATCCTACTTCTGTTTTGATTTCCAAGTCTGCTGCAGAAGCGATATTTGGTGATGCCAATCCTTTGGACAAAATTATTGAGATTGAGGGAAAAGTAACAGCAAGCATTTCAGGGATTTACAAGGATATTCCCAACAATTCTGCATTTGCAGGCATCGATTTTATTGGTCCCTGGCAGCTCAAACTTGCCATAGACAAATGGATTGAAGAGATGGACGACCCGTGGGGAAATAATTCATTCCAGGTTTTTGTACAGCTTGCCGAAAATGTTGATTTGGCGAATGTCTCATCACAGATAGCGGATGTCAAGTCAAACAATATTCGCAGAGAACAATTATCCAGCAACCCCCGGCTTTTTCTGCAACCGATGAGTAAATGGCATTTGTATTCCGAATTTAAAGGAGGAATAAATACCGGCGGACGAATTACATTTGTTTGGTTATTTGGGATGATTGGCGTGTTTATCCTGTTACTGGCGTGCATCAATTTTATGAATTTGTCTACCGCTAAAAGTGAAAGACGAGCCAGGGAAGTAGGAGTTAGAAAGGCTATCGGATCTCTTAAAACACAATTGATTCATCAATTTTTAATTGAATCATTCCTGGTTGTTTTCCTCGCGTTGATTTTATCACTCTTATTTGCCGAGATATCTCTTCCATTTTTTAACAGTTTAGCAGATAAACAACTATCTGTTCCCTGGAGCAATATTTTCTTTTGGTTGATGATGGTGGGATCTGCCTTGTTCCTGGGGCTGATTGCAGGCAGTTATCCATCTTTCTATTTATCAGAACTTAATACGGTTAAAATATTAAAAGGGAGCTTTCGGACAGGACGATTCGCCTCAATTCCGAGAAAGCTGTTGGTTGTTGTACAGTTCACTGTTTCTGTGATTTTAATCATCGCTACTCTCATTGTTTTTCGCCAGATTCAATTCGCTGAAAATCGTCCGCTGGGTTACAATCATGCCGGATTGATATCGGTTACAATGCATTCAGCAGATATTCATAATCATTTTGATACGGTACGAAATACATTAAAAAATTCGGGAGCGATTACGGAAATGGCGGAATCTGCCAATCCGCTCACACAGGTTTGGCGGACAAATGGTGGTTTTTATTGGGAGGGAAAAGAAGCCAATCAAACCGTAATGTTTCCTACATGTGGGGTTTCTTATGAATACGGAAAAACCATTGGCTGGGAAATTAAAGAGGGACGAGATTTTTCAAAAGATTTTCCATCAGATTCGTCGGCGTTTATTCTGAATGAAACCGCGGTGAAATACATGGGCTTGGAAGATCCCGTTGGAAAAACCATCAGGTGGAGTGATGGGGTGGCGTTCAAGGTGATCGGAGTTGTGAAAGATATGATTATGGAATCACCTTATGCATCGATCCGGCCCACTTTTTACTTCCTCAACAGAAATGTACCTCCCATCGTAAATCTCCGATTAAATCCATCGGTTAGTGCAGGTACAGCGTTGGATACTATAAAAAAAATATTTGAAGAGTTCAGTCCGGGTCAGCCATTCGAGTATCAATTTGTGGATACTGAATACGCCCAAAAATTTTCGGACGAAAAGAGGTTAGGTAATCTTGCTACGATTTTCGCCGTATTAGCCATTTTTATTTCGTGTTTGGGACTGTTCGGACTCACCACTTTCGTTGCGGAACAGCGTACAAAAGAGATCGGTGTGCGGAAAGTTTTAGGCGCATCGAACCTTGCTCTTTGGAGATTGTTATCAGGCGAGTTCATCATGCTGGTAATTATTTCGTTATTCATCGCTACGCCGGTTGCTTATTATCTGATGCACCAATGGTTACAGAATTACCAATATAGCACGAATTTATCGTGGCAAATATTTGCAGCAACAGGGATTGGGTTGTTACTGATTACGTTTTTAACGATCAGTTTTCAATTAATAAAAGTAGCACTTATGAATCCCGTAAAAAGTTTGCGGAGTGAATGA
- a CDS encoding ABC transporter permease, which translates to MIKNYIKIALRNLKKNPGYSFINIFGLALGMGICILILLYVQHELSYDKYHENSDRIVRATRAWFNQDGEVSLHLGHAAPPFGPLLEQDFEGTIQEMVRFFEVSPLLRYEENSFVEDHFFFTDADVFNMFSWDMIEGDPETALTYPDGIVLTESMAEKYFGEEDPMGKALEAEIGGTNLQFQVRGIMEDIPENSHFQFDFLASMEPVIQFYGGQEAFMENYGSNNFATYLLLPEGYDYQKLQLQIPAFIDRHLSTDETYLGPDGKPVTASDGTMLFLQPLTDIHLHSNLDSEIEANSRIEYVYIYSAIALFILIIACINFMNLSTARSVKRAVEVGLRKVIGANRWSLVRQFIGESVVMALLSLLFAILIVELMLPVVNDFINLNLRLNLLQNYAQLLWLLAIVFFVGLVAGSYPAFFLSGFQPASVLKGSFKAGKIHERFRSVLVVTQFAISIALISCMIIVYTQLDFMRTKDLGFDKENIVVLPVSEQITSNYENIRERLLGHPGVLNVSLASRVPSGRLLDSQGTQAEVNGELQNINFRIAEIHIGHDYLQTFDITLLAGRNFNINLASDSTEAFILNETAIETIGWNSPEEAIDKQFLYGNRRGRVIGVVNDFNFESLHQSIAPMVFLIPDELINNVSIKIRDNSREEVLSFLEEQWATLRPGYPFTYFFVQDSFDEQYNSEERLGTLFGFFSMIAIIIAALGLFGLASFTAQQRIKEIGIRKVLGAKVSQIVWLLSTRFTLLVILAIAIATPIAWYSMAQWLDTFAYQIDMPVWSFIIAGGSAILIAWLTISYQSIKAAIVNPVNSLRSE; encoded by the coding sequence ATGATCAAAAATTACATAAAAATTGCACTCAGAAATCTCAAAAAAAACCCGGGGTATTCGTTTATCAATATTTTTGGGTTGGCTCTGGGAATGGGAATCTGTATTCTCATTTTACTTTATGTTCAGCATGAACTGAGTTATGATAAGTATCATGAAAATTCAGACCGGATTGTGCGGGCTACCCGTGCCTGGTTCAATCAAGATGGCGAGGTTAGTCTTCATCTTGGTCATGCCGCTCCTCCGTTTGGGCCACTTTTGGAACAGGATTTTGAAGGAACCATTCAGGAAATGGTTCGTTTTTTTGAAGTCAGTCCACTGCTGAGATATGAAGAGAACTCCTTTGTTGAAGACCATTTTTTCTTCACGGATGCGGATGTATTTAATATGTTTTCCTGGGATATGATTGAGGGGGATCCCGAAACAGCACTCACGTATCCCGACGGAATTGTTCTTACCGAAAGTATGGCTGAGAAATATTTTGGTGAGGAAGATCCAATGGGGAAAGCGCTTGAGGCAGAAATAGGAGGAACGAATTTGCAGTTTCAGGTTCGGGGAATTATGGAGGATATTCCCGAGAATTCTCATTTCCAGTTTGATTTTTTGGCGTCTATGGAGCCAGTCATCCAGTTTTATGGTGGGCAAGAAGCATTCATGGAAAACTACGGTAGTAATAATTTCGCTACCTATCTGCTTCTGCCTGAAGGATATGACTATCAGAAGTTACAGCTTCAAATTCCTGCATTTATAGATCGGCATCTTAGTACCGATGAAACTTATTTAGGGCCAGATGGCAAGCCGGTCACAGCGTCCGATGGCACTATGCTATTCCTGCAGCCACTTACCGATATTCATCTCCATTCAAATCTGGACTCTGAAATTGAAGCCAACAGCCGCATCGAATATGTGTATATCTATAGTGCGATTGCTCTTTTTATTCTGATTATTGCATGCATCAATTTTATGAATTTGAGTACGGCCCGGTCAGTCAAACGAGCAGTGGAAGTGGGGCTCCGAAAAGTGATTGGTGCAAATCGATGGTCACTGGTTCGGCAGTTTATAGGTGAATCTGTGGTGATGGCCTTACTTTCCTTGCTTTTTGCCATTCTGATCGTTGAGCTGATGCTTCCAGTCGTTAACGATTTTATTAATCTCAACCTGAGGTTAAATCTTCTTCAGAACTACGCTCAACTTTTGTGGCTTTTGGCAATTGTATTTTTTGTGGGTTTGGTTGCGGGCAGTTATCCAGCGTTTTTCCTTTCCGGATTTCAACCGGCTTCTGTGTTGAAGGGATCATTCAAAGCCGGGAAAATCCATGAGCGATTTCGGTCGGTGTTGGTTGTTACACAATTCGCTATTTCCATTGCATTAATCTCTTGTATGATCATTGTGTACACCCAGCTCGATTTTATGCGAACGAAGGACCTTGGCTTTGATAAAGAAAATATCGTTGTATTGCCGGTCAGTGAACAGATCACATCAAATTATGAGAATATTCGGGAAAGGCTTTTGGGACATCCGGGGGTGTTAAATGTGTCACTCGCCAGCCGGGTTCCATCCGGTCGGCTATTGGACTCGCAAGGCACACAGGCAGAAGTAAATGGCGAATTGCAGAATATCAATTTTCGAATCGCCGAAATTCATATTGGTCACGATTATCTGCAAACGTTTGATATTACCCTTCTTGCCGGCCGAAATTTTAATATCAATCTTGCCAGTGATTCAACCGAAGCGTTTATCCTGAATGAAACTGCTATTGAAACCATCGGCTGGAATTCACCCGAAGAAGCCATTGATAAGCAATTTTTGTATGGTAACCGGAGGGGTCGGGTCATTGGTGTGGTGAATGATTTCAATTTTGAATCACTACACCAGTCTATCGCCCCCATGGTATTTTTGATACCTGATGAGCTCATCAACAACGTATCCATAAAAATCAGGGATAACTCGCGTGAAGAAGTTCTCAGTTTTCTCGAAGAGCAGTGGGCTACGCTCCGTCCCGGCTATCCGTTCACTTACTTTTTTGTGCAGGATAGTTTCGATGAGCAGTACAATTCAGAAGAGAGACTGGGCACGTTATTTGGTTTCTTTTCGATGATTGCGATCATCATTGCTGCATTGGGTTTATTCGGTCTTGCATCATTTACGGCACAACAGAGAATTAAAGAGATTGGCATTCGAAAAGTACTCGGAGCCAAAGTTTCACAAATTGTCTGGCTGCTTTCCACCCGGTTTACACTACTGGTGATATTGGCCATTGCCATCGCTACGCCAATAGCCTGGTATTCCATGGCTCAATGGCTGGACACATTCGCATACCAAATTGATATGCCGGTTTGGTCGTTCATCATCGCCGGCGGTTCAGCGATTCTTATTGCATGGCTGACGATCAGTTATCAATCGATCAAAGCCGCCATTGTAAATCCTGTAAACAGCTTGAGGAGTGAATGA